From Corticium candelabrum chromosome 13, ooCorCand1.1, whole genome shotgun sequence, a single genomic window includes:
- the LOC134189124 gene encoding uncharacterized protein LOC134189124, with protein MRREGGEHWLSFLNELKVSPTLQDRLHMPSASVSSQLETPLHGASHAVEKKESSRNCSQTMLSPPRQQDFITGCGVACDATIESKRYGSQQSLSFDNLTSRLDLAAERNDVFNFGFSSQLENLIHNALEQKCDKCAHLVTSWVSSLAWSDTLTSENNLQAQGGEQCILTVDRHQMLILEVGLDTGLTRATYYLQHLQRVTVVESNDPVLMCEFLSSESHSRSLCHCYCFKKLKAAALAFSLVYNHASRKGWPAAARLTLARLASQNDESRLFNFFQHNVSQRCSHAGALNREIIAAAQNGDTCTEEILVSFNALCLPYSNMDRELPVAVIVTNHCVHLLRCYKGERSDYEWMFGLPLTSLRQVALGLFDQSFRIEASHLGASGTFTILTRDGSLTSSFVETIRREVVHAQQGTVSVFMPPDVAVLDRLHNTLSQETGTTQPSTCRDSAQHDLVLYKLLFEVLTDGSPVARTLIVTSEGIFLCDEDLVHWPLPTFVLKEPATPQYVVLKYRQLHDLANLELSLNVKYDLFDIYLVFDDAKEGGKEMWHLRTSSQAHQQMIVDCLKRHWRDMYNTDLAIAKHMSIESPSTDLIDCSPKQSAQFALDQLMQLSSDKLVDFLSRTLSTVEQIVYFVQASFMLYTATEEFSGCLILTSTTALIIATRCSFLSALNSTVDIHCLTEQLAAVSVSLTDFVQVTVSLLDQYVRIEGNNERQTFSCLIRDSQQTGKLVTILKHLADDVTVFRDSDACGHNSNALQLSQSLDKERSFPFSSLSNIKFSTPTEDMLSSLIATLKESTVSQNDIPVVQYTLLYELEANGNKVPRSLVLTDEDIFFLNEDYVHYPVPSFCRSPVLTDQFKVVSRFSIRSLKQVEFIDFTKIKRLGLVFAQSSHTDETSGGTLQESEVFEGFVKVDIDDHNSELQLPKSLVTVWIETGSYSERETLLTKLMEQYNAQLLIPLPVVKAKGL; from the exons ATGAGGCGTGAGGGTGGAGAGCACTGGTTGTCTTTCTTGAATGAACTAAAGGTCAGCCCTACACTACAAGACCGTCTTCACATGCCATCAGCAAGTGTATCGTCACAACTGGAAACTCCTTTGCATGGGGCTTCTCATGCAgtagaaaagaaagaaagcagTAGGAATTGTAGTCAAACAATGCTATCACCGCCAAGACAGCAGGATTTCATAACTGGATGTGGCGTTGCTTGTGATGCAACAATTGAGTCAAAACGTTATGGAAGCCAGCAAAGTTTATCTTTTGACAACTTGACTTCCAG ATTGGATTTAGCTGCAGAGAGAAATGATGTTTTCAACTTTGGATTTAGCTCTCAGCTGGAGAACCTGATCCATAATGCTCTAGAACAAAAATG CGATAAATGCGCGCATCTTGTTACATCTTGGGTTTCTTCTTTGGCATGGAGTGATACTTTGACTTCTGAGAATAATTTGCAAGCTCAGGGAGGCGAGCAGTGCATCTTAACAGTTGATCGCCATCAAATGCTTATTCTTGAGGTAGGTTTGGACACGGGTTTAACAAGGGCAACATACTATCTTC AACACTTGCAGCGTGTGACAGTAGTAGAGAGCAATGATCCTGTTCTCATGTGTGAATTTCTATCAAGTGAAAGCCATTCTCGGTCACTTTGTCATTGCTACTGTTTCAAAAAGCTGAAGGCAGCTGCACTAGCTTTTTCTCTTGTCTACAACCATGCATCCAGAAAAGG GTGGCCTGCTGCTGCAAGGTTAACGCTAGCAAGGTTGGCAAGTCAGAATGATGAAAGCAGATTATTTAATTTCTTTCAGCACAATGTCTCACAAAGGTGTAGTCATGCAGGAGCATTAAATAGAGAAATTATTGCTGCAGCACAGAATGGAGACACTTGCACTGAGGAAATTCTTGTGTCTTTTAATGCATTATGCCTGCCATATTCCAACATGGATAGAGAATTGcctgttgctgttattgtaACCAATCATTGTGTTCATTTATTGAGATGCTACAAGGGAGAACGATCTGACTATGAATGGATGTTTGGGTTGCCATTGACATCTCTTCGTCAAGTGGCACTTGGTTTGTTTGATCAAAGTTTTCGTATTGAAGCAAGCCATTTAGGAGCTTCTGGAACATTTACTATTCTTACTCGCGATGGAAGTCTTACAAGTAGTTTTGTTGAAACCATTCGCAGAGAAGTAGTCCATGCTCAACAGGgtactgtgtctgtgtttatgcCTCCAGACGTTGCTGTGCTTGATCGTTTGCACAACACTCTGTCACAAGAAACAGGAACCACACAACCATCAACTTGCAGAGACTCTGCTCAACATGATCTTGTTCTTTATAAACTGTTGTTTGAAGTCCTCACAGATGGATCACCTGTGGCTCGAACACTTATAGTTACATCAGAAGGGATTTTTCTTTGTGACGAGGATCTGGTTCACTGGCCGCTGCCAACCTTTGTCTTGAAGGAACCTGCTACACCTCAGTATGTTGTACTAAAGTACAGACAACTTCATGACCTAGCCAATCTTGAACTTAGCCTCAATGTAAAATATGACTTATTTGACATTTATCTTGTCTTTGATGATGCTAAAGAAGGTGGAAAGGAAATGTGGCACTTGAGGACATCTAGCCAAGCTCACCAGCAGATGATTGTTGATTGCTTGAAGAGACATTGGAGGGACATGTACAACACTGACTTGGCTATAGCTAAACATATGAGTATAGAATCACCATCAACTGATTTAATTGATTGCTCTCCTAAACAGAGTGCTCAGTTTGCACTTGACCAACTGATGCAGTTGAGTTCTGACAAATTAGTTGATTTCCTAAGTCGTACTCTAAGCACAGTGGAACAAATTGTGTACTTTGTTCAGGCTTCGTTTATGTTGTACACTGCTACCGAAGAGTTTAGTGGGTGTCTCATCCTTACTTCTACTACTGCATTGATTATCGCAACCAGATGTAGCTTTCTGTCAGCTCTAAATTCAACTGTTGATATTCATTGCTTGACAGAACAACTGGCTGCTGTGTCTGTTTCGCTAACAGACTTTGTCCAGGTCACTGTTAGTCTGTTAGACCAGTACGTGCGCATTGAAGGAAACAACGAGAGACAAACATTTTCATGTCTCATACGAGACAGTCAACAAACAGGGAAGTTGGTGACTATTTTAAAGCATCTGGCAGATGATGTGACAGTTTTCAGAGATTCGGATGCATGCGGACATAACTCTAATGCTTTACAACTGTCACAATCTCTAGACAAAGAAAGATCATTTCCTTTTTCTTCTTTATCTAACATCAAATTTAGTACTCCTACTGAAGACATGTTATCAAGTTTAATTGCTACTTTGAAGGAAAGTACAGTGTCACAGAATGACATACCTGTTGTTCAGTACACATTGCTTTATGAATTAGAGGCAAATGGTAACAAGGTTCCGCGGTCATTAGTGCTGACTGATGAAGACATATTCTTTCTGAATGAAGATTATGTTCATTATCCAGTACCTAGCTTTTGTCGTAGTCCAGTTCTAACTGATCAGTTTAAGGTAGTCAGCCGTTTCTCAATCCGATCTCTAAAGCAGGTTGAATTCATTGATTTTACGAAAATAAAACGTTTGGGTTTGGTGTTTGCACAAAGTTCACACACTGATGAAACGAGTGGAGGAACTTTGCAAGAATCTGAAGTCTTCGAAGGTTTTGTGAAAGTCGACATTGACGACCACAATAGTGAGTTACAACTGCCCAAGAGTCTTGTGACTGTCTGGATTGAAACAGGATCATATTCAGAACGAGAGACTTTGCTGACAAAGCTAATGGAACAGTACAATGCCCAACTGCTGATACCACTTCCTGTTGTAAAGGCAAAGGGGTTATGA
- the LOC134189256 gene encoding uncharacterized protein LOC134189256, giving the protein MPLNPCLVRSVRNKIKSGEISRAASLLTSSGVAEDSDDTLRKLEAKHPERRSVSTNFQPYFPHSLQPLQIPTETFIKSLRDCPNGSSCGNDGWRFEHLKVLLESDLTWTSLYNICNIILGGHVPDPIMKALAGAKLIALKKNEVDVRPIAIGNCIRRLVARAVCSHLKKEMADYLAPHQYGVSTPGGAEVMSHLIQLCSQQDENSVILKVDAKNAFNTISRDIILEEVAVHFPQIYPFVAKCYVNSTPLVVSLNGQDTTIQSVEGVQQGDPLGPFLFSLALHSVISKLCVRHPTVLIPCYLDDATIIGPKQDVISAYLEMKDRLVNIGLDLREDKCEAYSPSGIADWVLSIPIRDEGLEILGTPIGSDSFVREKCIETVKCERDFLAKLPLLDDMQSGLLLLRYCAVPKITHLLRTVPHSLIAEAAELHDTMIVKAFENIIGCGALNALECSQLRLDIQQGGFGLRSAKHSAFEAFLGGWSNTLGHLPHRDGRLSSLCDGLLRDHDKDQPLVLSELTSALANLHQQFDDTRKVLSCISKLPDAPKKLQGKLHQAKKAVEFTQVLQQCTNSCEQARIQGCGGPNSGAWLDAIPSTHHFILGNDNFVNAVCLRLGKAIPCLHSLDQCVAQCGQPIDIEGYHAMTCKWGGGPIKRHDSVLDCFYDMSKSLGFHCRKELTAQFENKQRPDIAIYNYKDGKKLLLDVTITHPLAKRSISASCSKPGFAAAEKEREKDSKYLVKSTNLGYLFRPIALEVYGRWGNTAETTLEELSKKSPQSTGLNPSEFKLHWRRRIAINLQRANSSIIQNKVSAIVGKCIGNPDAAFTMSARYFGGDFT; this is encoded by the coding sequence ATGCCACTCAATCCTTGCCTTGTTCGTTCTGTTAGAAATAAGATCAAGTCGGGCGAAATCTCAAGAGCGGCAAGTCTATTAACAAGCTCCGGAGTTGCTGAGGACTCGGATGACACCCTAAGAAAGCTGGAAGCAAAACACCCAGAGCGTAGGTCCGTCTCAACTAACTTTCAGCCATACTTTCCACACAGTTTACAACCTTTACAGATACCAACTGAAACATTCATCAAGTCCTTACGAGATTGCCCCAATGGGTCCAGCTGTGGGAATGATGGGTGGAGGTTTGAGCACTTGAAAGTGTTACTGGAGTCAGATCTAACCTGGACTTCTCTCTACAATATTTGCAACATCATCCTTGGCGGTCATGTACCTGATCCGATAATGAAGGCATTAGCAGGAGCTAAATTGATTGCTCTCAAGAAAAACGAAGTAGACGTACGTCCTATTGCAATTGGCAACTGTATTCGACGACTGGTGGCCAGAGCAGTGTGCTCTCATTTGAAGAAGGAGATGGCAGACTACCTTGCACCTCATCAATATGGAGTGTCAACACCTGGAGGAGCTGAGGTTATGTCTCACCTGATTCAATTGTGCTCACAACAAGATGAAAACTCTGTCATTTTGAAAGTTGATGCAAAGAATGCTTTCAACACCATTAGTCGTGACATCATTCTGGAAGAGGTGGCAGTCCATTTTCCACAAATCTATCCATTTGTGGCAAAATGCTATGTCAACTCCACCCCACTGGTAGTGTCACTAAACGGCCAAGATACTACTATTCAATCGGTGGAGGGTGTGCAGCAGGGTGACCCCCTTGGACCATTTCTCTTCAGTCTTGCTCTGCACTCTGTCATCTCGAAACTCTGCGTCAGGCACCCAACGGTTTTAATTCCTTGTTACCTTGATGATGCCACAATCATTGGGCCCAAGCAAGATGTCATCTCTGCCTACCTTGAGATGAAAGACCGACTAGTCAACATCGGATTAGATTTGAGAGAAGATAAATGTGAGGCTTACAGTCCTTCAGGAATAGCTGATTGGGTTTTGTCCATACCCATAAGAGACGAAGGATTGGAAATACTGGGCACTCCAATAGGATCGGATTCCTTTGTTAGGGAAAAGTGCATAGAGACAGTAAAGTGTGAAAGAGACTTTCTAGCAAAGTTGCCTCTCTTGGATGACATGCAGTCTGGATTACTACTTTTACGGTATTGTGCAGTTCCCAAGATTACTCATCTTCTTCGAACTGTTCCACATTCGTTGATAGCTGAAGCTGCAGAACTGCATGATACCATGATAGTCAAGGCTTTCGAGAACATCATAGGATGTGGTGCTCTCAATGCTCTGGAATGCTCACAACTTCGACTTGACATTCAACAAGGAGGTTTTGGTCTTCGGTCTGCAAAGCATTCTGCGTTTGAGGCTTTTCTTGGAGGTTGGTCCAACACTCTAGGTCATCTCCCTCATCGTGATGGTCGTCTGAGTAGTTTGTGTGATGGCCTCCTAAGAGATCACGACAAAGATCAGCCTCTAGTTCTCAGTGAATTGACAAGTGCCCTGGCAAATCTTCACCAGCAGTTCGACGATACTCGAAAAGTGTTATCATGTATATCAAAACTTCCAGATGCTCCAAAGAAACTTCAAGGAAAACTTCACCAAGCCAAGAAAGCTGTTGAGTTCACCCAGGTTTTACAACAATGCACCAATAGTTGTGAGCAAGCCCGAATACAAGGTTGTGGTGGTCCAAATTCTGGGGCTTGGCTGGATGCGATTCCGAGTACGCATCATTTTATTCTCGGCAATGACAACTTTGTCAACGCTGTTTGTCTGCGACTCGGTAAAGCCATCCCGTGCTTGCATTCTTTGGACCAGTGTGTTGCTCAGTGTGGTCAGCCCATAGACATTGAAGGATACCATGCCATGACCTGTAAGTGGGGTGGAGGCCCAATCAAACGACATGACAGTGTACTCGACTGCTTTTACGACATGTCCAAATCTCTTGGATTCCATTGTCGCAAAGAGTTGACAGCGCAATTCGAGAATAAGCAACGTCCTGACATCGCCATATACAATTATAAAGATGGAAAAAAGCTTCTCTTAGATGTAACCATCACCCATCCCTTGGCGAAGCGGTCAATCAGTGCCAGTTGTAGCAAACCTGGTTTTGCAGCAGCCGAgaaggagagagagaaagataGCAAGTACCTTGTCAAGTCAACAAATCTTGGGTATTTGTTTCGTCCCATTGCCCTAGAGGTATACGGCCGTTGGGGAAACACAGCGGAGACGACACTAGAAGAACTATCAAAGAAGTCCCCTCAATCTACAGGCTTAAATCCCAGCGAATTCAAGCTACATTGGAGAAGGAGAATAGCGATCAATCTTCAAAGGGCCAACTCATCAATCATCCAAAACAAGGTGTCTGCCATCGTTGGAAAGTGTATCGGAAATCCTGATGCTGCTTTTACGATGTCAGCAAGATACTTTGGTGGTGACTTTACGTAG
- the LOC134189102 gene encoding nischarin-like gives MASVVARWEESPRPLLDFVQYDEHSVVGVTMLLTKAVIDKGERMLRSDQMVEFTPQQLHCITQRLTTEAPTYDTSSKNPASDIGHLFDFVHQVKKLKVQSIAGDTTNEVVVGAKGGFIFDLSIFKSLEVLALHEVDPALIRGIEGIQPQLRKLTVHFCANPLQTVLVTSDLWNISSGSGSYMPDVCGNAPCWTSLKYANLRCNEIKTIDPAIRLLVNVVTLDLSQNLITEIENLDIPQLMILNLSNNRISSLVGIESKLGNVANLNLSHNRIKSLDGIGRLYSVLKLDVSMNAISDLQSLRGLGRLPCLESLKLEDNPIATMKQYRQIIVGIMQLDVLKQLKFDGIQVTKKEMCDLEKFRALALSVIGPGESSSPAPTPVQSRESRLVQLRSDNSRAAVTTVVESVEGNSETSGSRSGELESCCICQLVEPTERKA, from the exons GCAGTGATTGATAAAG GTGAAAGAATGCTCCGCAGTGATCAAATGGTTGAATTTACACCTCAACAGTTGCATTGCATTACTCAAAGACTAACAACTGAGGCACCTACATATGACACTAGTAGCAAAAATCCCGCATCTGATATTGGTCATCTATTTGATTTTGTTCACCAAGTGAAAAAGTTGAAG GTTCAATCGATTGCTGGGGATACTACCAATGAGGTTGTGGTTGGTGCAAAAGGAGGCTTTATCTTTGATCTGTCTATTTTCAAGTCACTGGAAGTTCTTGCT TTGCATGAGGTAGATCCTGCACTTATTCGGGGAATTGAAGGCATTCAGCCACAGCTACGGAAGCTGACAGTTCATTTTTGTGCAAATCCTTTGCAG ACTGTACTGGTTACCAGTGACTTGTGGAATATTAGCAGTGGCAGTGGTTCTTACATGCCTGACGTTTGTGGCAATGCTCCATGTTGGACAAGCTTGAAATATGCCAACCTTCGATGCAATGAAATAAAGACAATAGATCCAGCTATT AGACTTCTTGTGAATGTGGTAACATTGGATTTAAGTCAGAATCTCATTACTGAAATTGAGAATTTGGAT ATTCCTCAGCTGATGATCCTGAACTTGTCAAACAACAGAATTTCGAGCTTGGTTGGAATTGAGTCAAAGTTGGGAAATGTAGCTAATCTCAACCTTTCTCACAATAGAATTAAATCACTTGATG GAATTGGTCGTTTGTACTCAGTTTTAAAGCTTGATGTAAGCATGAATGCAATCTCTGAT CTACAATCATTACGCGGTCTTGGCCGGCTGCCTTGCTTGGAGAGTTTAAAGTTGGAAGACAACCCAATTGCCACGATGAAGCAGTACAGACAAATTATTGTGGGAATAATGCAGCTTGATGTGTTGAAGCAGCTGAAATTTGATGGAATTCAAGTCACAAAGAAAGAGATG TGTGATCTGGAAAAATTTAGAGCTCTTGCATTGTCTGTTATTGGGCCTGGTGAGTCATCATCTCCAGCACCTACACCTGTCCAGAGTCGA GAGAGTCGTTTAGTGCAATTGCGAAGTGATAATTCAAGAGCAGCCGTGACAACTGTTGTTGAGTCAGTAGAGGGAAATAGTGAAACAAGTGGGAGCAGATCAGGTGAGTTGGAATCTTGCTGCATTTGTCAGCTTGTGGAACCTACAGAACGCAAAGCATAA